From bacterium, a single genomic window includes:
- a CDS encoding nitrilase-related carbon-nitrogen hydrolase — translation MGTVKVAGIQMACGEDRERNLAKAAALGRMAAERGARVICFQQLPANDWFPRERDERHRALAEGEDGPTLAALRPLAAEFGATLVCPLFERAADGACYNTAMVVGPEGGLLGRYRKVHVPTLPLWEESFYFQPGDGGFPVFESQGLRFGVQICWDNFFPEGTRHLALAGAELVFAPNAAAFATTRRWETVLAANAIVNNLYVFRVNRVGHEQRLDFYGRSVCIDPEGEFVLPPSGMHDGAVLVDVDPGAVRAVREEWSFLRDRRPDVYGG, via the coding sequence ATGGGCACAGTGAAGGTCGCGGGCATCCAGATGGCCTGCGGGGAGGACCGGGAGCGCAACCTCGCCAAGGCCGCCGCGCTCGGGCGCATGGCGGCGGAGCGCGGGGCGCGGGTGATCTGCTTCCAGCAGCTGCCGGCGAACGACTGGTTCCCGCGCGAGCGCGACGAGCGCCACCGCGCGCTCGCCGAGGGCGAGGACGGCCCGACGCTCGCGGCGCTGCGGCCGCTGGCCGCCGAGTTCGGCGCGACGCTCGTGTGCCCGCTGTTCGAGCGGGCGGCCGACGGCGCCTGCTACAACACGGCGATGGTCGTCGGCCCCGAGGGGGGGCTGCTCGGCCGCTACCGCAAGGTGCACGTGCCGACGCTGCCGCTCTGGGAGGAATCGTTCTACTTCCAGCCGGGCGACGGGGGCTTTCCGGTGTTCGAGAGCCAGGGGCTGCGCTTCGGCGTGCAGATCTGCTGGGACAACTTCTTCCCCGAGGGCACCCGGCATCTGGCGCTCGCCGGCGCCGAGCTGGTCTTCGCCCCGAACGCGGCCGCGTTCGCCACGACGCGCCGCTGGGAGACGGTGCTCGCCGCCAACGCCATCGTGAACAACCTCTACGTCTTCCGCGTCAACCGCGTCGGCCACGAGCAGCGGCTGGATTTCTACGGGCGCAGCGTCTGCATCGACCCGGAGGGGGAGTTCGTCCTGCCCCCCAGCGGCATGCACGACGGCGCGGTGCTCGTCGACGTGGACCCCGGCGCCGTGCGCGCCGTGCGCGAGGAGTGGAGCTTCCTGCGCG
- a CDS encoding tetratricopeptide repeat protein, with protein sequence LAVREMGLELGRAALREQAWERARAHFERVTTIDPQAAAAWRGLGDALAGLGQEEPSRRMYDRAKALEGAGEGTWAQ encoded by the coding sequence CCTCGCGGTGCGCGAGATGGGCCTCGAGCTCGGCCGCGCCGCGCTGCGCGAGCAGGCCTGGGAGCGGGCGCGCGCGCACTTCGAGCGGGTGACGACGATCGACCCACAGGCGGCGGCGGCGTGGCGCGGCCTCGGCGACGCGCTCGCCGGGCTCGGCCAGGAGGAGCCCTCCCGGCGCATGTATGATCGGGCGAAGGCGCTCGAGGGGGCGGGGGAGGGGACATGGGCACAGTGA